The following nucleotide sequence is from Deinococcus sp. Leaf326.
GGCCTGCCTGCCGTCACCTCTCCGGCTCAGGCGGCCGTGGCTTCGGTCGGGGCGGTGCAGCTGACGGTCAGCACCGACCAGAACGCGGCGTACTTGAATGGAGAAAGTGTACGCCTGCAGGCCGCGCCGCGCAACGTACAGGGCCGGGTCATGCTGCCGCTGCGTGAGGCGGCGGCGCTGCTGGGGCAGCCGTTGGTGGGCAGCGCCACGCTGCAGCTCGGGCGCCTGAGTGTGGACTCGGCGCGCCTGAGCGCCTCGCTGGCCGGCGCGGCGCAGCCCGAGGGCAACGTGGCGTCGGTGGGGGGCGTGCTGTACGTCAGTGCTCGCCTGCTGGCCGACGCGCTGGGGGCCAACTTCAGCAGCGACAACGCTGGCCGCACCCTGACTATCACGGCGCTGCGCGATGGCGGCAATCCCTTGTCGCCCCAGGCCCGCTTCTCGACCGACAAGAACGTGTACGCGCCGGGCGAGCGTGTGGTCTACACCGAGTACCCCTTCGACCCAGACGGCGCCGACATCACCGCGCGGCGCTGGACCGGGCGGCAGGAGGTGTACTTCCAGCCGGGCACGTACACCATCTCGCTGCAGGTCACGAACGCGCGTGGCCTCCAGAGCGCGCCCTTTACCCGGACCATCCGCGTGGAGGGCACGCCCATCGACACACCGCTGACCTACGCCCTGAAGTACGCCGACCCTGGCGAGAGTTTCGCCGACGCGCAGGTGCTGACCTACCCGGCGGCGCCGGCGCAGCTCGTGGCCGGGCCCAATTTCCCTCTGCTGTTCAGTGACAGTCCCGAGGCCCCCACCCAGAGCGGTGTGCTGTACCAAGACACGGTTGAGGGCCGCGCGCGCCTGCTGGCCTACCACCTCAACGCGCTGGGGCGGCCGGCGCGGCTGTACGTCATGGCCCGCAACCTGGAGACGCGCCCGGTCGAGGTCCGCACCGAGCGCCTGGGCGAAACGGCCCCGACCCGCGTCGAGGGCCAGCTCGGGCAGGTCACGCTGCTCGAATACTTCGCCAGCACGGCTGCCCAGACCCTGACGCTCGCGCCGGGGCAGACGGCCGCCGCCTACGCCAGCCCCACGCTGGGGGCGGGCAGCGGCGTGAACGTGCTGCAGGACCTCACGACGAGCGGCCGGGTCGAGCTGACCTTCCTGTTTCTGGAAGACGGCCTGCCGCCCACCCAGCAGGTCATGCAGCAGCTTCCGTACCTGCCGCTGGACGGCCGGCACCAGCGCGGCACCTTTCCGGGCGCGGTGCGTTCGCTGCGCGTGAACCTGACCACCCTGCCCGCCCGCATCGTGATCGGGGACGGGCAGGTGGACCCGGTGGTCATGGGGGTGGACCGCCTGACCGGTCAGCCCATGCGTCTGAGCGGCAACTACGGCGTGCTGTACGACCTGGAGGTCAACGGCGCGGCGGGCACGGCCGTGGCCCTCAGTCCGCGCGGCGGTCTGTACCGGGGTGCCATGAACATCGTGGACGGCCCGATTACCCAGGCGATCAAGCTGCCGCGCACCGGCAACGCCCTGCTCCCCGATCAGCCGGTGATGCTGTGGCGGCCCCTGTCCGACCAGCTCAACATCGATTTCATTCCGGCCAGTGGCAGCAACCTGCCGGTGAGCCTGGTCTTCTACCGCGCCCGGCCCCAGCTCGGCCAGGGAGGCGGTCTCAAGACCTACCAGCCCTGACCGCGCCAGGGTCAGGTCGGCCGGCCCTGGTGACTTCCCGAATGGTGAAGCGCTTCCACATCCAGGGCCGGCTCCGGCATGGTGTCATGCGGTCATGACGCAGAACACCGGCCGGCAGACGATCGTGGTGCGCGGGGCATGGACAGGGCCCGTTACGGACCCTCACCGGCAGTTCAGCGGAGAAGTCACCGAGTCGGATGTGGCCGGCATAGAGACGGGGCAGGCGGTCGGTGTGAGCTTTACCGGCAGCGAGAGCCGGGTGCCGGGGGCCCGAGAGCACGGCAAATACGTCCTGAGCCTGGGTGAGCGGTCCCTGCCGCTGGTGAGCTTCACGTGCGACCAGACCGGCAAGTCCGGCCATGCGGGCCACGACGACACCCAGCCGGCCGAGTGGTGCGCGGTGGTCGTGCAGTAGGACCCCGAGGACCCGGAAGGGTGCAGCCCGCAGCGGAGCGCTATGCTGGGGCTACATCCCATCCCATATCCACGGAGGCTCAGACCCCATGCCCGTCAAGATCCGGATTTACGGAAAGGAAGCCGTCTTCACGCGGGGCTGCTGGACCTGCGAGGACGAGAGCCTGCTCGCCATGCTTGAGTCGCTCGCCGATCCACGCGCCGTCACCGAGGTTGAGGAACACGCACACGCCCTGTATGCCGCTGGGCGCTACGGCGGAGTGATCGCGGTGGGGGAGGGCTGGGAGGCTGCTCCGCACCCCGCCCCCGAGATCCGGCTCGAAGACTTCGCCCCGGCCCGGCAGCCCGAGCGCGCCGGCTGGCTCAGTTTCCTGCGCCGGAGAAAATAGCCCGGGTCTCCGGCCGCGCCCCGTGAGTGCGAGCTTTAGGCAGGCAGCTTGACCCCCGGCCCCCCAGCCCCTACGCTGCGGTCATGTCCGGCCGCGCGATTATTACTACTCCCTAGGGGCGTGGCCCGTGTTCGGCCACCGCCCCGCATATCGCGTTGGGCGGTTTTTTTTGGACGTTTCGACATACAGGAGGGCACAGATGCGCGTAGCGATTGTGGGAGCCACCGGGGCCGTGGGGCACGAACTGTTGCAGGTACTTGAAAAGAGCAGCCTGCGTTTCGACGAGCTGCTGCTGTACGCCTCGCCGCGTTCGGCGGGCAGCACCCTGAAGTTCAGGGGAGAGGACCTGACGGTGCAGGTGACGCCGGAAGGCGCCATTGACGCCGACCTGATCCTGGCGTCGGCGGGCGGCAGCGTGAGTCAGGCGCTCGCGCCCAGGTGGGTCGAGGGGGGCGCCGTGGTCATCGACAATTCCAGCGCCTTCCGCTACGACCCCGAAGTGCCGCTGGTGGTGCCCGAGGTCAACGGGCCGGCCGCGCTGCGCCACAAGGGAATCATCGCCAATCCCAACTGCACGACCGCTATCGCGGTGGTGGCTGTCGCGCCCCTGCACCGTGAATACGGCGTCCGGCGCATGATCGTCAGCACCTACCAGGCGACGAGCGGGGCTGGTCAGAAGGGCATGGACGAACTGCTCACCCAGACCCACAAGGTGCTGCACGGCCAGGAAGCGGAGGCGGAGGTCTTTGCGCATCCGATTCCCTTCAACGTCATTCCGCACATCGACGCCTTCCAGGACAACGGTTACACCAAGGAAGAGATGAAGGTGATCTGGGAGACGCGCAAGATTCTGGAAGACGAATCGTTGCAGATCAGTTGCACCGCCGTGCGCATTCCCACCCTGCGTACCCACAGCGAGGCCATCACGCTCGACCTCGAGCGCCCCGCCA
It contains:
- a CDS encoding stalk domain-containing protein gives rise to the protein MLSAVRRAVRNFHTRKRTLALGAALLLGLPAVTSPAQAAVASVGAVQLTVSTDQNAAYLNGESVRLQAAPRNVQGRVMLPLREAAALLGQPLVGSATLQLGRLSVDSARLSASLAGAAQPEGNVASVGGVLYVSARLLADALGANFSSDNAGRTLTITALRDGGNPLSPQARFSTDKNVYAPGERVVYTEYPFDPDGADITARRWTGRQEVYFQPGTYTISLQVTNARGLQSAPFTRTIRVEGTPIDTPLTYALKYADPGESFADAQVLTYPAAPAQLVAGPNFPLLFSDSPEAPTQSGVLYQDTVEGRARLLAYHLNALGRPARLYVMARNLETRPVEVRTERLGETAPTRVEGQLGQVTLLEYFASTAAQTLTLAPGQTAAAYASPTLGAGSGVNVLQDLTTSGRVELTFLFLEDGLPPTQQVMQQLPYLPLDGRHQRGTFPGAVRSLRVNLTTLPARIVIGDGQVDPVVMGVDRLTGQPMRLSGNYGVLYDLEVNGAAGTAVALSPRGGLYRGAMNIVDGPITQAIKLPRTGNALLPDQPVMLWRPLSDQLNIDFIPASGSNLPVSLVFYRARPQLGQGGGLKTYQP
- a CDS encoding aspartate-semialdehyde dehydrogenase, which codes for MRVAIVGATGAVGHELLQVLEKSSLRFDELLLYASPRSAGSTLKFRGEDLTVQVTPEGAIDADLILASAGGSVSQALAPRWVEGGAVVIDNSSAFRYDPEVPLVVPEVNGPAALRHKGIIANPNCTTAIAVVAVAPLHREYGVRRMIVSTYQATSGAGQKGMDELLTQTHKVLHGQEAEAEVFAHPIPFNVIPHIDAFQDNGYTKEEMKVIWETRKILEDESLQISCTAVRIPTLRTHSEAITLDLERPATPEAARALLASAAGVEVRDDPAGRLYPMPLTASGKYDVEVGRIRPSLVFEGGLDLFVAGDQLLKGAALNAVQIAEYLQQQGALKEKQRA